From the genome of Prunus persica cultivar Lovell chromosome G8, Prunus_persica_NCBIv2, whole genome shotgun sequence:
TTCCTAAATTAGAGAAATACTAATGACAATCACCCGCGCTGATTGCGTGAATAatttatatcatatatatatatatatataattatttgatAGTATAAAATGTGATCTAACTTGCAGTCTATTGGTTCATAGATGgaaccaaaaccctaaatccatgaattttatatatgttctgTGTGGACTCTTGATAGTTAACTCATCTAATTTGATGAATTAGCCTAAATTCAGAGGCTTACAAATTGTAATATCCCATTAGTTTGTCCAGTTAAAACACTAATTAGCAAgtgttaaattattttttatgatgtcTCAAATATAGCTATATTGATGACAATTTCGTCTTAAATACAACCCTTCAAATATCAattcttgcattttcttttctattagaaaatatatttattccaATCtccaaaatataaacaaagtcCTCCTGGCAAAATGGGCTATAGACCTTATCAAaacgaaaaaggaaaaagggggCTAATAGTTTATTATCTGTTTCTTTCTCTTAAGGGAACTCCATAGTTTttctgaataaaaaattatgttaaaaatttatttattgatcgCGTAGttttgtttaataattttatactCCCTACAATTTCACGTGTATGTTAAGTCAAAATGATTAGAGTAAGTACAATAAGTGAGGacaggaagaggaggagggggTTTGAATGTTCTTTGGTGATCCAACAGATGAGATGGTAGAGAGAGTTGATGATGAGAGCATGTCTAATGCAAGGGGCTGGCTAGGTCCTGTTTTAGCCCATTAAAATGGTACTGTGCATAAAATCTaacttctcaaattttttgtggttCTAAACGGTGGTGAGGAGTTAGGGTTGAAACTctgaaactttttattttagtttattattattttatttgtgataaaaatcaaagcaacataaaaatttattattgaGCCATACTTTGGAATAACAATTTTgggcaaaatgaaaaaagaagaagaaaaacatagaaatgtTTAGAGTAATTGAGAGATTTTTTAGGTGAGAAGGTgatgaataaaagaaaaaaaaaagtcagcTAGTTGGGaattggaaaaaaacaaaacaaaacaaaaaaggctGGAAAAGTCAGCAAATGCGGcgtccctttttattttatttatttattttattcaaaaactGACTGTGGCTGTGGGGCTCATTTTTATTCGGGCTAACAGCGAGGCAAAACCAGCTCCTTATCTTGTCTTATGCTAGATAACTTCAGCTCTAAGAGCCATTAATATATGAACTTCCCAAACCAGAAGTCTTGTTGTGATGTTTCATTTTCTATGTGTGGTGTGATTGAAAACGAGTATTCAGTATTTAATCAGCAATTTAAATTGGTGGCCATTTTGGGTCCAATTTTTATAACTAATAAGTCTCATAATGCAGATGAAATTTGTGGATACGATCTTTTCCCAAAGTAGGAAGCAGAGAAACAGAACCAAATGAATCAAGGACTTTATTATTTCCCACCTTtcggccaaaaaaaaaatcaaggacTTTATTATACCACTGCATTTTGCAACCAATGTCACATGCACAACCGActgcaaataaacaaaaagttgaaaaaaaacatatacacATGCATAAATCTTTGTCAttgtatattaatttctttttaatttttattttccaattatGTACAAAATCATTTTCGACATTCACGAATTACATTATTAATAACAAACGTTACATAAACGATATGCATTGTTTATATATTGATGAGTCTTACTCTCACATATATGATAACTCATTGTACATAAGTGTGTCTGATCACCTAACAACATTACTCATTGATGTAAGATTGATTTTACGTAATTATCAGTtctatgaaaaaataaaattagcaaTGTAATCGATGAATATGGTACGAATGATTTTATCATATACGATAATGCTGCATAAAATAATTGTAACAACTTGGAATTCATTTGTATAGATAGGTCCTAAATAGATCAATAACCTTATCAGTAAGTGCGGTATAAATAATTTCATCATGCATTACAAGCCAAGCCAGGAGGTAGCAAGAactataaattaattcagCCGAGGAGACTAGAGCTAGCTAGGTGCAATTGTTATACACTAAAAAATGGATTCACAAGCTGAACCCaaacttgaaattttctttttcccataCATTCTTGGTGGTCACTTGATCCCCATGATAGATTTAGCCAGACTCTTTGCATCTCATGGAGTGAAGGCCACCATTGTCACAACCCCTCACAATGTCCTCCTCTTTCAAAGCCCCATCCTCAGAGACCAAAAATTAGGCTATGATATTGGCTTCCACACTCTGAATTTCCGATCAGAAGAGTTTGGCCTACCAAATGGTTGTGAAAATGAGCTCACAACCACTAATGGTGACATGTTCATCAAGCTCTTCATGGCTGCTATGAAACTTCAAGACCCTCTTGGGAAGCTCCTTTGTGAGATCAGACCAGACTGTCTCGTCTCCGACAGGCTTTATCCTTGGACAGCAGATGTCACTGATGGCCTTGGCATTCCGCGGATTGTGTTCGATGGGAGTGGTTGCTTCTCTCATTGCGTGGAAGAGAGCCTCAGACGCTACGCACCGCATGAGAGAGTTTTATCTGAAACAGAGGCTTTTGTTGTGCCTGGCCTGCCCAACAAGATTGAGCTGAAGAGGTCAATGCTGCCAGATTATGTCAAAGCTGAAAATGGCTTCACTCTGTTCCTCAATGAGGCTCTGGAGGGTGAGATTAAAAGCTATGGGATTGTGGTCAACAGCTTCTATGAGTTGGAACAAGCTTATGCTGATTATTTTCAAAAggagatgaagagaaaaacATGGCACATAGGGCCAGTCTCATTGCACAACAGAAGCAACATTGACAAAGTTGAAAGAGGTATTAAAACCTCCATTGATGAGCACAGTTGTTTGAATTGGCTTGATTCTAGAGAACCCAACTCTGTTCTTTACATCAGCTTTGGAAGCATGCCAAGGATCACTTCAGCTCAGCTCTTGGAGATTGCTCATGGGCTTGAAGCCTCCAACCACCCTTTCATTTGGGTGATTGGGAGAATTTTAGATTATTCATCCAGAGAGAAGCAACAAGTAGAAAGTGTTCTGCTTCCTGTTGGGTTTGAAGAAAGAGTTACAAAATCAAAAGGAGGGCTCATAATCAGAGGCTGGGCTCCTCAGCTTCTGATTCTAGAACATCCAGCAGTTGGGGCTTATATGAACCATTGTGGATGGAACTCAATCATTGAAGGTGTCACAGCTGGTGTGCCTATGATCACATGGCCTTTCTCCTCTGAGCAATTTTACAATGAGAGATTCATTCTCAATGTAATAAGGGTTGGGATTTCAATGGGAAATGAGCACTGGGTTCCATTGACGGAGCTGCCTAGAGTGACCATCAAGAGTGAGAAAGTAGCCAAAGTTGTGAACAGACTAATGGGCAGTGAAGAAGCTGAAGTTCTGGGCATGAGAAAGAGAGCAGCTGAGTATAGAAACAAAGCCATGAGAGCTTTTGAAGAAGGCGGCTCTTCCTATGCAAATGTTGATGCTTTCATAGCTGAGCTCAAGTCTCGCCGGAAAAATCAAAATGGTCATGTGTAATTTGGTACGACGTTGTTTCATTGTCATCAATAAATGATTAATTTGGACTGGATTGTAAATTTGTAAGTTTTCATTAACTTCACCaactcctttattttattgtactTCCTCCATTATTCAAATAAAGAAATGTAGGGCTATTATTAGAGTGAAATGCTTACATGAAGCACATCTAGACATCTATGTGTTCTTGTGATTGACGTTGGGGCAATTAAGCATCCTACATTTATATGGTGTGGTACACTTTCTCAAAAGTAGAAATAAAGCTCACCTTGTGATTATATCATACAAGTTTGAAGTCATGCGAATatctttttatcttctttttctctcataTTGTGATGCATaacaaattgaattgaatctcTGGTTTAGGATAATTTCTCATGACATGAACATGCACGACACAAACATGGGGAAACACAATAGATGGACCATGTCACACTTACTTGAAAGTGTAGGGGTTGTAATGGACAATTATCTTGGCTTGGATTTTGTCATATTACAAGCTATAGACGTGGACAAACATAACctcacattaaaaaaaaaaacgtatcACAACAATGTACAATATAAAAATAGATGATTCACTACTAATATAACATTAATGTCTTTCGAGATAAAACCCCATACCTAAATGAGTTCAGTTAACCTGATTCAATTCATGTTTAATCTAATGAGTTGAATCAAGTTTAATAATGGGCTCATAATGATTCGTTGCACAACATTGATGTGGTGCTTATTTTGTTGTATTACATCTCACATATATTTTCTAATCACATAGTTGATCGCATATTCTATAAACATGTAATTCACAATTCACCAACAGCTATAGGTGAGATGGCCAATCTTTGTGCGTACAAGATCCtatatttgtttatatattttacaaCAAACGATGTAAGTCATTCatataaatatgaatatgtagcaaaatattcatttttaaaataaattcttcaatattatttaataagaGTCAAACCCTCAACCTTTTACTTCAACGAAAGAGATAAGTATATTCCACACGTGGTGCACAACATTTGTGCACGCGTAGTTATAATATTGGCTCACATGAATGATTAGCAACACTCATTCCCCACATGTTTTTCTTTAGAATGGTGATGCTCTTAATCCCCTCTAAAAATTATTGCGTGAATTGAATATACTATATCGGCAGGCTACGTGGTGTATCAAATACATACAATAAATTATTTTCGCACACTGATATTAATTTGGGAGataaatgaatatatatatatatatatcctacTTTGGATTTATACGCTAACATTGAGTTTTTATGTGTGTCAATATTATTAAGGTAGTTTTATTCCTTTTAACTATGTTATTTGAGTGTTATTAGGCactattattatttgtatGAAAAACTTATAAAAAGAAACTTGTAGCTCCAATGATAGTGAGTATTTCTACCACGCGCAAGTTTAGAGTTCAAATCGCTTCTCTACATTTGACCTCCTTTACATGTAACCCAAAAAGTGGCAAAATTTCTAATGAACCCTCGAGGACAAACCTTTTATCTATTCCAATGAGGCCCCATTGCAATTTTGGACTTAAGATTGATGCATGTTAAGTAAAAGAGGCCGAAGTGGCGCTTGAATAGAGTATACCTAAACGATCACTTTTCCTTGCTGTAAAAAGAAGTATGATTGGCTAACTATAAGTAGCATGAAAGTGAAGGGAGTAATGTTGTCAAAGGCATTACCACACGCACAAACCATTGGTTCTCTCTCCCCCTTAGATTATGATATGTCATGTCATGACAAAAGCAATCAAGTTTCATGTgatcattgatatattttatgcaaaaagaaaagaaaaagaaaaacaatagaaAAGGAAGTTGAACTTTGAACATGCACGTATAGGGACAACTTTTACTTTTGGTGGGTTGACAAATGGCAATAGTGGCATTCGGCTTTCTGAAGAAAGTTAAAGTTACATGGGGAGTTGCCCAACTagttataaaaattttaaaaattatttaattttttaatataagacTTTTTACATTCATATTCTCACACGCCCTAACATGTGCGACGAATGCTAACAATCCTTCTCGTTGGTATGTGTGGGATTTTGGGCAAGCTTCGTCCAAAGATAAATACGAGCTCGATATTGATCATGATACCAGTTGGTTCATCCACAAGTTAAGAGTTATGGTTGGtaaactaaatttatttttgcaaaTACGGATGATattcttaatatttttgtttggtaaCAAAGGGGGCATGAAGccccaaaacaaacaaatccaccAAGCCTGCGGGCTTAAATAGACGGCCCTTTAGCCTAGCAAGACCAATATGATAAAATTGTAGTGGGCTCATAATGATTCGTTGCACAACACTAATGTGGTGCTtaccttataatattatatcgGTGCTATATTTTCTAATATATAAGCATTTGTGCAAAATTGTAATCATACTAGAAACAACCtaaaagtttttcttttattgagaAATGTATTTCAATTTTGACAATTTTAGACCAACAATTTTATCTAGTAAGCAATCATGTCATACAAATTTAATattgttaagaaaaaagaCTTGTTACAAGCACTCGTAACTTGtaatttaagtaattaagagtatttattcATGAACTTAAGGTCTTAAGTTCGATTTTCTCCTCCCCTAATATCGATTATATCAAAATGttgttaagaaaaacaaaaaaaaatcttacaatTTGGACTGATTGCAAACGTTTtgaaatgacaaaaaataacGTCACATGCGATGGTTGTATAACACCACAACTAATTCCATCTATTAATTTAAAGGAGTTTAAGATTTGGACGTAATTGCAACAAACAAAATGTACAGACTGAAttgtgaaaatgaaaataacaaggattaaaaatgtaaatttgaaaaagaaaatacacgaATGCAACTAAATACAGTGGCCCTAGCAAAGAAGCTCACGTTGACAACCCATCAAACAGTCAACCTCTCCCTCCTATTTTGTCTCCATCCTAAAACCCTAACCTCCAAAACCATTTCTcaatctcactctctctctctctgcatccATGGATTCATCAGAAACTCCAGTTGTCATGTACTTCTTCCCATTTATAGGAGGAGGCCACCAAATCCCAATGATAGATATAGCAAGAGTCTTCTCCTCCCAAGGAGCCAAAGCCACAATCCTAACCACCACACCCGCCAACGCCCTGCGCTTCCGAAGCTCCATCCGCCGAGACCAAAGCCTCAACCTACCGATCACCATCCGTGTCCTCAACCTCCCAAACGACGCCGTCTCGCCCGACTCCCCCATGTCCGCAACCCCCTCCACAGACACCTCCGTCCTCCGAGAACCCCTCAAgctattcctcacccaaaacccacccgACTGCATCGTCATCGACGTCTTCCACCGCTGGGCGGCTGATGTCATCGACGGGCTTAACATCAAACGGGTGGTGTTCAATGGAAACGGATTCTTCTCTCGCTGCGTCAGCGAGTGTATTGGCCGATACGCGCCGCATGAGCAACTGGGTTCTGATTCTGAGCCATTTCTGGTGCCTCAAATTCCTGATAGGATCGAATTGACGCGGTCTCAGCTGCCCCCTTTTGCAAGAAACAAACCAGGGCTTCCTGATAAAGTTGGAAAAGCAGAGGAGAAGGCTTTTGGGGTTGTGGTGAATAGTTTCTATGAATTGGAGCCAAAATATGTGGAGTATTTCAAGACTGTGTTGGGGAAAAAGGCATGGCCTGTTGGCCCAGTTTCTCTGTGCAACAGAAACAATGCCGATAAGACTGAGAGAGGCCAAGCAGCCTCTGTTGATGGACAGAGCCTCCGAAATTGTTTGAGCTGGTTGGATTCTAAAGAACCCAACTCGGTCGTTTACATAAGTTTCGGCAGCTTGGCTCGGTTGCCGCCCGCCCAGCTCGTTGAGATCGCTCATGGGCTCGAGGCCTCGGCCCACAATTTCATTTGGGTTGTTGGGAAGATTTTCAGACGCGCACAAGAAGGTCGTGTTGGGGACGATGAGAATTGGGTTCCTCAGGGATTTGAAGAGAGAATGATGGAGATGAAGAGAGGGATTTTGATAAGGGGATGGGCCCCGCAGATATTGATGCTGGAGCATGGCGCTGTTGGGGGGTTTATGAGTCACTGTGGCTGGAACTCGACGTTGGAGAGTGTGACTGCTGGGGTCCCCATGATGACGTGGCCGCTGTCGGCGGAGCAATTCTACAATGAGAAGCTGATAACTGATGTGTTGGGGATTGGAGTCCAGGTTGGGAGCAAAGAGTGGCTGTCGTGGAATGCGGAGAGGGAGGAGTTGGTGGGGAGAGAAAAGGTGGAGGCGGTGGTGAGTAGGGTGATGGGTGGCGGTGAGGAGGCGGAGGAGATGAGGAAGCAAGCGAGAGCGCTTGCGGAGAAGGCTAGGAGAGCCGTCGAAGAAGGTGGTTCCTCGTATGAAGGGGTGGATGCTTTGATTTCAGAGCTCAAATCATTGAGAAAGAATTAGTCAGCAAAGTTATTGATTTTCCATAAATGGGGCCAACATGCTGTATAATCACATGTCGCATTTGTAGAAACGTTGTAGCAATAATGCACTTTATATCAGCGGACGGGTGGACTGGCTTGAGTTAGGATAGGTAGCCAGAACAGTATGTAAGTGATGTACATCCTCTATATGTGACCTTCATGTCCATACCAGtatcacaaacacaaacacaaacccaaaaagcACCACCACCCGAATTTTTCTAAAACCCTAcacttcttcatcttcatttcTAGTCCCAAGCATGAGTAGTGAAAACCGAGAGTTCCACATATTCTTGTTGCCTTTCATGGCTTATGGGCACATGATACCAGTCTCAGACATGGCAAAGCTATTTGCAGCACAAGGAGTGAAGACAACCATAATCACAACCCCTCTCAACGCCCCAACATTCTCTAAAGCCACCCGATCAAGCAAAACCAACTCCGGCCGCATCGAAGTCCAAATCAAAACCATCAAGTTCCCTTCTCAAGAGGCTGGGCTGCCAGAAGGGTGTGAGAATCTGGACTCACTCCCCACACCAGAATTCGCCAATAATTTCTCTAAAGCATTGGGCTTGCTCCAAGAACCACTCGAACGGCTGCTACTTGAAGACCAACCGTCTTGCCTTGTAGCTGACATGTTTTTTCCTTGGGCAACTGACGCTGCTGCAAAATTTGGCATTCCAAGGCTCCTTTTTCATGGGACTAGTTTCTTCACTTTGGCTGCATCAGATTGTGTGAGGCGATATCAGCCTTTCAAGAACATGTCATCTGATTCAGAACCCTTTGTGATTCCCAATCTTCCAGGGGAGATCAAGATGACAAGAGCCCAAGTGCCTGATTTTCTGAAGGAGAATATTGAAAATGACTTTACCCAGTTAATGAAACAAGCTCATGACTCTGAGGTGGGGAGCTATGGTACTGTTGTCAATAGTTTCTATGAACTTGAACCCGTTTATGCAGATTATTACAGAAAGCTCTTGGGGAGGAAGGCATGGCATATTGGTCCTCTTTCTCTGTGCAACAGGGACAATGAGGAAAAATCATATAGAGGAAAGGAAGTCTCTATTGATGAGCATGAATGTTTGAAGTGGCTTAATtcaaagaaacccaattcagTGGTTTATGTGTGCTTTGGGAGTATGGCCAGATTCAGTAATTCTCAGCTGAAGGAGATTGCAGCTGGGCTTGAGGCTACTAGGCTGGAGTTCATTTGGGTTGTGAGGAGAGGcaaaaatgatgatgatgtgggCAAAGAGGATTGGTTGCCTGAAGGGTTTGAAGAGAGGATGGAAGGAAAAGGGCTAATCATAAGAGGGTGGGCTCCACAAGTCCTGATTCTTGATCACGGGGCTGTTGGGGGATTTGTGACTCATTGTGGGTGGAATTCCACATTGGAAGGAATTGCTGCTGGGTTACCTATGGTGACATGGCCATTGTCTGCAGAGCAATTTTACAATGACAAGTTGGTGACCCAAGTGTTGAAAATTGGGGTTGGTGTTGGTGATCAGAAGTGGGTAAGAGTTGAGGGTGACAGCGTCAAGAGGGAAGCTATTGAGAAAGCTGTGACTCAGATTATGGTGGGTGAGGAAGCAGAGGAAATGAGAAGCAGATCCAAGGGACTAGCAGAGCAGGCAAGAGGGGTTATTGAGAAAGGAGGATCATCCCATTTTGATTTGAATGCTTTAATTGAAGAGTTGAGTTCCCATAGGTAAAGTTGGAAGTCACATACAAAATGAGATTTCACTTGGTGGGAAGGGGTTGCAGGGAAGATGGGGTGTTGGGTTATTTatcttatattattttatatttttattgtaaaCTCAAAAGGTTATGAATGTCCACCGTAACTACATTGTAATTCCTATCATTATAGCTATCATCAGAGATGTGATGAGTCAGTGATGCTGGATGAAGCAACTAGCCAACCAAGTGTGCTCGAGATTATCTCTTGTTCTGATATCACCACCATCGTTGCAAGGGATAAACCCTCTGCCTTTCTTTTATCTTGTtcatttatcatattattataCTATTCATCATGCTAAGCAATTACAGCATGTATAGGGGCATCGTGATATCCTTCGGAAGGACTTTTATCTACTTTTctgatacatatatattagtcTAATAATATATTGGTATattgatatataatattttaatatgatcAGAGGCTTTCGATTTTGTATAGTAAGAATTTGCCCATATTTTTCCCTACATAAAAGTTCTATTCCATTtcctttccaaaaaaaatttgaattttcaataTCCATTCTAATTCGAAAAACTCGAAACAttcataattttcaaaaaaatttggattttttttggaaaatttcaGAACCTAGTACAAAAGTTTTAAACATATCCAACCatttgaatgaaaaattattatattccAGTACTTTCATGTTGTTATTCTGTATGGAATAATTATTCTATGTCTATTTGgtcattaaattatatttagttCAACATGAAATTAGTAATTGTATATAGTCTAAGCTTGAAACCCCAATATATTtcagaatttgaaaattttggaatcTTGAGATTCCATtccaactatttttttttatttttagaattttcagatttcaaaAGTTTCagatatcaaaattaatttggacttgtcaaaattgaaaattttcggATCAGAAATAGATTTTCTCAAACTTTTAACAATTGCTAATGACaccttgtaatttttttttcaatgattcAAATCGTCCAttcaagtcttcattcatagataaTCCTTGTAAAAAAtcagacaaattgaaaatcattaaggtAGTACAAGCATCAAAATAGACGAACATGGTGCTTGAAGAATAGACTAAATAACAATAATCTAATTGAGTGATCAAATAGTTTTaaattcaagtaattttttgtagaaatgatCTTTGAGAGGTGGCTAATGAGTTGCTTTTCACACGAGCTACtctattattttcaaaaaaccAAATGTTACAACTGATTTGTTGAAAATGGCAAActgattttaataaaataaatttcataacTAAAATAGGTAAGGAAATCATAAATATCTTTGTGAGAAGAGGGTCTTCTTGTACACTCACAAGGCTACTTTCACCTAATAGTCTTTATTTCTTGGACTAACACCTAATGTTTAGGATTGACCTTTAGAGTGGGTGGGAAGGGCCATGGTCATGCCCCCAACCTCTTTTCTCGCACATGCCTATTCTTAATTGTTTCATGGAAGATTATACTCTCTATTTAATCCACCGAGTCCTTAACCACcactatattattatatattttcccAATCTCTCTTCAATCCATCTATTATTTTAAGTTTCTctcatttctcttttctcatattgtaattttaaGAATCGATCTCTCACTGAAAAGctcacaaattttcttttttgatctTTATCTTTGAGATTGTGGTGACCAAGAGGAGAGAAACATGAGAATTTGAAAAGGTAATCAGATTTATGAATTTCTCtttatattatttcctattcagcaaattattttttccaaccctaaaccctatttGTTGGTCtatgttgacttttttttttcttgctttttgttgttgggctTGGGCTCTATCTTTTGTTAGGCGGTTTGTTGGTTCTCTTTATTGGTTTAATTAGCACCTTTCGgcgtataaaaaaaaaatttctttcataTATTAAGCTTTATGGGGATTCACTATtaattatacccaatatagaagtccaaattattaaaaaaaaaccctatatgaaatggactttagaaacacacccaaaatccatttacaacataacaaaaagacttttaacttcttttaaattacaaaattatcattgatttcttaaaacaaacccaactccaaaacctcataaaaaagccaaaaacactcaatagggcatcaaagtaatttaataatcaaaattaaatttaatagggTCAGTTGTCAtttttggagttttttttgggtttgtttataaaaattaaatggtataggatttatctatattattagtgcTAAAAATGAGTgtataactaaatatctctaagCTTTATTGTATACTAAAGAAGGCATCTTATTAATTTATCGCCTAAGACGACCTAAAATTCAAGACCTAATGTTCAATATCAATACAACCAAACACCTAACATACATTGCAGAGTCACTCTATATATAGGAGTTGAAGTAAAAAACCTAACACGCCGGCCCCATAAGTTCACAGTGGACGACCAATTATTAATGGGTGTACGGGCTAATTGCAGTAGCAAACAGATACTTAATGGACCTCCATCCTACGAgcatgaaaactaaaactgaaaatggacaaaataaCAAATCAACCTCatttaagtaaaaataaataacaaatcaaTTTGGGGTTTTCAAGTGAGAAGATGTGCACAATAATTGATGGGAAAATAGAACGAAActacaagaacaaaaatgtaaCAAAAATATTACAGCCAGGAAGTCAAACCAATGTTGCAATTTGGCCGTCCATATCATGTCcaatatgtatgtatttaCGATAATGTATACTAGCAAAAGCAGTTAATTGccaccacacaaaaaaaaaaaaagtagtagcgaaaataactatatataatatgcCACAAGAAGATAGCCAGTCACCGGATCACCATGTTGCCGCTAGCACTTGTTCTGTTCCTCCTCAACTGTCACATTGTCTCCTCAGCATCCATCATCAATACCCTGCCGGGCTTTTCCGGCGAACTCCCGTTCAAACTTGAAACTGGGTTCGTATTTTTTAAACTAAAAGATAAAATTGTAGGCGTGATCAGTT
Proteins encoded in this window:
- the LOC18767270 gene encoding abscisate beta-glucosyltransferase; its protein translation is MDSQAEPKLEIFFFPYILGGHLIPMIDLARLFASHGVKATIVTTPHNVLLFQSPILRDQKLGYDIGFHTLNFRSEEFGLPNGCENELTTTNGDMFIKLFMAAMKLQDPLGKLLCEIRPDCLVSDRLYPWTADVTDGLGIPRIVFDGSGCFSHCVEESLRRYAPHERVLSETEAFVVPGLPNKIELKRSMLPDYVKAENGFTLFLNEALEGEIKSYGIVVNSFYELEQAYADYFQKEMKRKTWHIGPVSLHNRSNIDKVERGIKTSIDEHSCLNWLDSREPNSVLYISFGSMPRITSAQLLEIAHGLEASNHPFIWVIGRILDYSSREKQQVESVLLPVGFEERVTKSKGGLIIRGWAPQLLILEHPAVGAYMNHCGWNSIIEGVTAGVPMITWPFSSEQFYNERFILNVIRVGISMGNEHWVPLTELPRVTIKSEKVAKVVNRLMGSEEAEVLGMRKRAAEYRNKAMRAFEEGGSSYANVDAFIAELKSRRKNQNGHV
- the LOC18766834 gene encoding abscisate beta-glucosyltransferase, producing the protein MDSSETPVVMYFFPFIGGGHQIPMIDIARVFSSQGAKATILTTTPANALRFRSSIRRDQSLNLPITIRVLNLPNDAVSPDSPMSATPSTDTSVLREPLKLFLTQNPPDCIVIDVFHRWAADVIDGLNIKRVVFNGNGFFSRCVSECIGRYAPHEQLGSDSEPFLVPQIPDRIELTRSQLPPFARNKPGLPDKVGKAEEKAFGVVVNSFYELEPKYVEYFKTVLGKKAWPVGPVSLCNRNNADKTERGQAASVDGQSLRNCLSWLDSKEPNSVVYISFGSLARLPPAQLVEIAHGLEASAHNFIWVVGKIFRRAQEGRVGDDENWVPQGFEERMMEMKRGILIRGWAPQILMLEHGAVGGFMSHCGWNSTLESVTAGVPMMTWPLSAEQFYNEKLITDVLGIGVQVGSKEWLSWNAEREELVGREKVEAVVSRVMGGGEEAEEMRKQARALAEKARRAVEEGGSSYEGVDALISELKSLRKN
- the LOC18767506 gene encoding scopoletin glucosyltransferase — its product is MSSENREFHIFLLPFMAYGHMIPVSDMAKLFAAQGVKTTIITTPLNAPTFSKATRSSKTNSGRIEVQIKTIKFPSQEAGLPEGCENLDSLPTPEFANNFSKALGLLQEPLERLLLEDQPSCLVADMFFPWATDAAAKFGIPRLLFHGTSFFTLAASDCVRRYQPFKNMSSDSEPFVIPNLPGEIKMTRAQVPDFLKENIENDFTQLMKQAHDSEVGSYGTVVNSFYELEPVYADYYRKLLGRKAWHIGPLSLCNRDNEEKSYRGKEVSIDEHECLKWLNSKKPNSVVYVCFGSMARFSNSQLKEIAAGLEATRLEFIWVVRRGKNDDDVGKEDWLPEGFEERMEGKGLIIRGWAPQVLILDHGAVGGFVTHCGWNSTLEGIAAGLPMVTWPLSAEQFYNDKLVTQVLKIGVGVGDQKWVRVEGDSVKREAIEKAVTQIMVGEEAEEMRSRSKGLAEQARGVIEKGGSSHFDLNALIEELSSHR